The genomic segment AGGCCGAGTGCCGGAGGAATTTCCTTGCCGGTAATCTCCGAGACCTTCATCAGGAATTCGTCGGTCGCCTGGACACCCAGCGGATAATGGAACGAGGCCGTAGCCTGACCGACCTCCTTGCAATATTCCAGCGTTTTGCGCGTGCTATAGTGCTGCAGCGACAGGGTCGCTTCGGCGTTCAACGCCGTTTTCACGTCTTCGATCTTCGTGCCGCCGTCATACATGCGGTACGTACCGTCAGACGGCGTGTCGAACTGGTCGGAGGCATCCTGGATGAAGATGTAGGATACGCCCATCATGTCGAGCAGGCGCTTCAGTTCGCGGTTGTTGCCGACGCAGAAGCCGTCGAAGCCGGGAATGATGTTGATGGCTTGGGCAACCTCCTTCCGCTCGTTGCCTTTCCAGAAGTTCTCCAGAATGCCCTTGATCATGCCGTCATAGCCATCGACGTGGCTGCCGACGAAGGCAGGTGTGTGAGCGAAAGGAACATCGAAGTCGTGCGGGACCGACCCTTCGTTCTTTGCGTTTTCGATGAAGCTGTGAAGGTCGTCTCCAATGACTTCGGCCATGCAGGTGGTCGAGACGGCGATCATCTTCGGATCGTAGAGCTTGTATGTATTGGCGAGCCCGTCGACCATGTTCTTCAACCCGCCGAACACCGCCGCGTCCTCCGTCATCGAGGACGAGACCGCCGATGAAGGCTCCTTGAAGTGACGCGACAGATGCGAACGGTAATAGGCGACGCAGCCCTGGCTGCCGTGGACGAAGGACATCGTTTGCTCAAAGCCTGCGGCTGCGAAGACGGCACCGAGCGGCTGGCAGGCTTTGGCCGGGTTCACGACCAGGGCTTTGCGGCCCAGGTTCTTTTCGCGATACTCCCAGGTCTTCGTGAAGTCGTTTTGATCGGCAACGACCTGATCCGGGTGGGGGCATTCGAAATTGGCTTTCTTCTCGGCGAGCATCTGCCTGTATTCCGGCTCGCGGAACAGGGGAGCATGATCGAGAACTTTTTCCGCCGACTGCGGCATAGTAAGCACCTTTCTTTTCATCGCGCCGCACCGGTGGCGGCAATGGGATGTCATCTGTCACGAGTGCGGATCAAGGCCGATGGAAGGGCCTGGCCTGCCCCTTCCCAAGACAGGCCAAGCTCTCATTCGGCCGCAACCGCCTCAGCTGGCGCGGCCTTTTTTTTCCAGGGGACGTCGTAGAGATCCCACACCGGATTATTGATGGCCAGATCCATGTCGCG from the Rhizobium acidisoli genome contains:
- the nifK gene encoding nitrogenase molybdenum-iron protein subunit beta; the protein is MPQSAEKVLDHAPLFREPEYRQMLAEKKANFECPHPDQVVADQNDFTKTWEYREKNLGRKALVVNPAKACQPLGAVFAAAGFEQTMSFVHGSQGCVAYYRSHLSRHFKEPSSAVSSSMTEDAAVFGGLKNMVDGLANTYKLYDPKMIAVSTTCMAEVIGDDLHSFIENAKNEGSVPHDFDVPFAHTPAFVGSHVDGYDGMIKGILENFWKGNERKEVAQAINIIPGFDGFCVGNNRELKRLLDMMGVSYIFIQDASDQFDTPSDGTYRMYDGGTKIEDVKTALNAEATLSLQHYSTRKTLEYCKEVGQATASFHYPLGVQATDEFLMKVSEITGKEIPPALGLERGRLVDAMADSQAWLHGKKYAIYGDPDFVYAVARFVLETGGEPTHCLATNGTSAWEAEMKALLASSPFGKASQVWAGKDLWALRSLLFTEPVDLMIGNSYGKYLERDTGTPLIRLSFPIFDRHHHHRFPLMGYQGGLRVVTTILDKIFDKLDRETSEPGVTDYSYDLTR